One genomic window of Sodaliphilus pleomorphus includes the following:
- a CDS encoding sigma-70 family RNA polymerase sigma factor yields the protein MKKLSDESDERLICLYAEGCNEAFDELIERHKNRVFSYIFHSVKNSELADDIFQETFVKAIMTIRQKRYVENGKFSAWITRIAHNLIIDHFRQEKAENLQSTDATEVDILNRKELSESTIEDNMISTQIEDDVHRLINALPDNQRQVLLMRYYRNMSFREIADATQVSINTALGRMRYAILNMRRMAEENKIILTM from the coding sequence ATGAAAAAATTAAGTGACGAGAGCGATGAGCGCCTTATCTGCCTGTATGCAGAAGGGTGCAATGAGGCTTTTGACGAGCTGATTGAAAGGCATAAAAATCGCGTTTTCTCTTATATTTTCCATTCGGTGAAGAACAGCGAGCTGGCCGATGACATTTTTCAGGAGACATTTGTCAAAGCTATCATGACGATACGCCAGAAGCGGTATGTCGAGAACGGTAAGTTTTCGGCATGGATTACTCGTATAGCACACAACTTGATTATCGATCACTTCAGGCAGGAAAAGGCCGAAAACTTGCAGTCTACCGATGCCACTGAAGTTGATATACTCAATCGCAAGGAATTGAGTGAATCTACGATCGAAGACAACATGATATCGACTCAAATCGAGGACGATGTGCATAGGCTCATCAATGCCTTGCCCGACAACCAGCGCCAGGTTTTGCTCATGCGCTATTACAGGAATATGAGCTTCAGGGAGATAGCCGATGCAACCCAGGTGAGCATCAACACTGCGCTTGGTCGCATGAGATATGCCATTCTCAACATGCGGCGCATGGCCGAAGAGAATAAAATCATCCTCACTATGTAA
- a CDS encoding Crp/Fnr family transcriptional regulator → MDIKEIINQRYAMPDASLDRLKQCLTEVSYPKGFRVLKCGKVEKDIFFIKQGIVRAYTSVDGKEITFWVGKEGATLVSMKGYVNDEPGYETMELMEDSVLYVLKRKKLKELFSEDLHIANWGRRYAEMELLATEERLISMLSAIASERYKELLEKEPDLLQRLPLGSIATYLGVTQTSLSRIRAKITRP, encoded by the coding sequence ATGGATATAAAGGAAATCATCAACCAAAGATATGCCATGCCAGACGCATCTTTAGACAGGTTGAAACAATGCCTGACTGAAGTCTCATATCCCAAAGGATTCCGAGTATTGAAATGCGGCAAGGTGGAGAAAGACATCTTTTTCATTAAACAAGGCATTGTCCGTGCCTATACTTCGGTGGATGGGAAAGAAATTACTTTTTGGGTCGGCAAAGAGGGAGCGACCCTTGTTTCTATGAAAGGCTATGTAAATGACGAGCCAGGATATGAAACAATGGAATTGATGGAAGATTCCGTCTTATATGTATTGAAAAGGAAAAAATTGAAAGAGTTGTTTTCGGAAGACTTGCACATCGCCAATTGGGGACGGCGTTATGCGGAGATGGAGCTGCTTGCCACTGAGGAACGGCTGATTTCTATGTTGTCCGCTATCGCTTCGGAACGGTATAAGGAGTTATTGGAGAAAGAACCAGATTTGTTACAGCGATTGCCGCTGGGAAGTATCGCCACCTATTTAGGCGTAACGCAGACAAGTCTGAGCCGGATTAGGGCAAAAATCACACGGCCGTAA